The proteins below come from a single Flavobacteriales bacterium genomic window:
- a CDS encoding DUF368 domain-containing protein — translation MQRTLKDYFILSAKGIAMGAADVVPGVSGGTIAFISGIYEELLETIDNINLSAFKVLKNDGIKAAWNHLNGNFLAALLSGIAISIISLAKLITYLLEFHTVVLWSFFFGLILSSIYLVGKKIKAWDISKIIALIVGSAFAYYITILPPMENPHAMWFIFLSGAIAICAMILPGISGSFILLLLGSYELVLSAIKDMKIATIAVFGLGCITGLLSFSKLLNWMFKKYHDLTIALLTGFLVGSLNKIWPWKKILQTRINSHGKEVPFIDENVLPANYDGDPQLIYVVLFAILGLGIIIVIEKIATKKA, via the coding sequence ATGCAACGAACACTAAAAGATTATTTTATTTTAAGTGCAAAAGGTATTGCAATGGGAGCTGCAGATGTTGTTCCAGGTGTTTCTGGAGGTACAATAGCCTTTATTTCAGGTATTTACGAAGAACTATTGGAGACTATTGACAACATTAATTTGTCTGCTTTTAAAGTGTTAAAAAACGATGGCATTAAAGCCGCTTGGAATCATTTAAACGGTAATTTTTTAGCGGCGTTATTATCTGGAATAGCCATAAGCATTATCTCATTAGCAAAACTAATCACTTACTTGTTAGAATTTCATACGGTTGTGCTTTGGAGCTTTTTCTTTGGGTTAATATTATCAAGCATCTATTTGGTTGGTAAAAAAATTAAAGCTTGGGACATCTCAAAAATAATAGCCCTAATTGTTGGAAGTGCTTTTGCTTACTACATTACGATATTACCTCCAATGGAAAATCCTCACGCTATGTGGTTCATCTTCTTATCTGGAGCAATTGCCATTTGTGCAATGATTTTACCTGGAATTTCAGGTAGTTTTATTTTACTTTTACTTGGGTCTTATGAGTTGGTACTATCAGCAATTAAAGACATGAAAATTGCTACCATTGCTGTTTTTGGTTTAGGATGTATTACTGGATTATTATCGTTTTCGAAGTTGTTAAATTGGATGTTTAAAAAATATCACGACTTAACTATTGCGCTTTTAACAGGTTTTTTGGTAGGTTCGTTAAACAAAATTTGGCCTTGGAAAAAAATATTACAAACCAGAATTAACTCTCACGGCAAGGAAGTTCCTTTTATTGATGAGAATGTTTTACCTGCAAATTACGATGGCGACCCACAACTTATATACGTTGTACTTTTTGCTATTTTAGGGTTGGGAATAATTATCGTAATTGAAAAAATAGCGACAAAAAAAGCCTAA
- a CDS encoding aminotransferase class V-fold PLP-dependent enzyme: protein MLQDYFKQFRENIIGINQTFESPFGTQKIIYTDWTASGRMYQKIEDTLLQKFYPFVANTHTETTQTGSSMTVAYHKAQHIIKEHVNASNNEVLITCDAGMTGAINKFQRILGFRIHEKFKNQVTIPENERPIVFVTHMEHHSNQTSWLETIAEVVVINPTKDGLVDLEHLKELLQQYKNRTKKIAAITSCSNVTGIFTPYHQIAAIMHQNNGLCFVDFACSAPYINIDMNPKNADEKLDAIYFSPHKFLGGPGTSGVLIFDSNLYTNKIPDNPGGGTVEWTNPWGEHEYVANIEAREDGGTPGFLQVIRTALSIQLKNNMGVENMLKREHELLDMVWSELEEVSNLHILANNIKDRLSIVSFYIDDLHYNLAVKLLNDKFGIQTRGGCSCAGTYGHYLLNVDKDFSHSITSEISCGILDKKPGWVRMSLHPTTTNEELNFALEALKELAKNHKDWAKDYSYNSSTNEYKHVKEEKDLLYNTVNDWFNY from the coding sequence ATGCTTCAAGATTACTTTAAACAATTTCGAGAAAACATTATTGGAATTAATCAAACTTTTGAGTCGCCATTTGGTACTCAAAAAATAATTTATACCGATTGGACAGCAAGTGGCAGAATGTATCAAAAAATTGAAGATACACTGTTACAAAAGTTTTATCCGTTTGTAGCGAATACTCATACCGAAACTACTCAAACAGGCTCTAGTATGACTGTTGCTTACCATAAAGCTCAACACATTATTAAAGAACATGTAAATGCCTCAAATAATGAGGTGTTGATTACCTGTGATGCTGGAATGACAGGGGCAATAAACAAATTCCAACGAATATTAGGTTTTCGAATTCATGAAAAATTTAAAAATCAAGTAACGATACCTGAAAACGAACGACCAATTGTTTTTGTTACCCATATGGAGCACCATTCTAATCAAACTTCTTGGTTAGAAACCATAGCAGAGGTGGTTGTTATTAATCCAACAAAAGATGGATTGGTAGATTTAGAACATCTAAAAGAGTTGTTACAGCAATACAAGAACAGAACAAAAAAAATTGCTGCAATCACTTCTTGTTCAAATGTTACGGGGATTTTTACACCTTATCATCAGATTGCTGCTATCATGCACCAAAATAATGGTTTGTGTTTTGTCGATTTTGCTTGTTCGGCTCCGTACATCAATATTGATATGAATCCAAAAAATGCAGATGAAAAACTAGATGCTATTTATTTTTCTCCTCATAAATTTTTGGGTGGGCCTGGAACATCAGGCGTGTTGATTTTTGATAGTAATTTATATACCAACAAAATACCTGATAACCCAGGTGGAGGAACAGTTGAATGGACAAACCCTTGGGGAGAGCATGAATATGTAGCTAACATTGAAGCTCGTGAAGATGGAGGTACTCCAGGTTTTTTACAGGTAATCAGAACGGCTTTAAGTATTCAACTTAAAAACAATATGGGTGTTGAGAATATGCTTAAACGAGAGCATGAATTACTTGATATGGTTTGGAGTGAATTAGAAGAAGTTTCAAATCTGCATATTTTAGCGAATAACATAAAAGACAGATTAAGTATTGTTTCGTTTTATATTGATGATTTGCATTACAATTTAGCGGTTAAATTGTTAAATGATAAGTTTGGTATTCAAACTCGTGGAGGATGTTCTTGTGCTGGAACTTATGGTCATTATTTGTTAAATGTTGATAAGGATTTTTCTCATTCTATAACCAGTGAAATTTCGTGTGGAATTTTAGATAAAAAACCAGGTTGGGTTCGAATGTCGTTACACCCAACAACTACTAATGAAGAACTTAATTTTGCGTTGGAAGCACTAAAAGAATTAGCGAAGAATCATAAAGATTGGGCAAAGGATTATAGTTACAACTCTTCAACTAATGAGTATAAACACGTTAAAGAAGAGAAAGATTTACTTTATAATACAGTAAACGATTGGTTTAACTATTAG
- a CDS encoding phosphosulfolactate synthase — MNFELPFIPTRESHPRNVGLTMMMDKGLSWREAENFAHSSAHLTDLVKLGFGTSYVTKDIEKKIATYKDAGLKVYLGGTLFEAFIVRGMFDDYRKLLDKLQLNCCEVSDGSIAIPHDKKCEYISTLAKDFTVLSEVGSKEAGILISPSKWIKMMKNELEAGSWKVIAEARESGNVGIYRPNGTAHVALVNKIINNVKVENILWEAPIKSQQVWFIKQFGANVNLGNIAPHEVIPLECLRLGLRGDTFFDNLPQEIIAEFK, encoded by the coding sequence ATGAATTTTGAATTACCATTTATCCCTACTCGGGAATCTCACCCCCGTAATGTTGGGTTAACCATGATGATGGATAAAGGACTAAGCTGGAGAGAAGCTGAAAACTTTGCTCATTCATCGGCTCATTTAACCGATTTAGTAAAATTAGGTTTTGGAACATCTTATGTAACTAAAGATATTGAAAAGAAAATAGCTACTTACAAGGATGCTGGATTAAAAGTATACCTTGGAGGCACTCTGTTTGAAGCATTTATTGTTCGGGGTATGTTTGATGATTACAGAAAATTATTAGACAAACTTCAATTGAACTGTTGTGAAGTTTCTGATGGCTCTATTGCTATTCCTCACGACAAAAAATGTGAATACATTTCTACTTTAGCAAAAGATTTTACTGTTTTAAGTGAAGTAGGTTCTAAAGAAGCAGGAATTTTAATCAGTCCATCGAAATGGATAAAAATGATGAAAAACGAATTGGAAGCTGGATCATGGAAGGTAATTGCTGAAGCACGTGAAAGTGGAAACGTAGGTATTTACAGACCAAACGGAACTGCGCATGTTGCCTTGGTTAATAAAATAATCAACAATGTGAAGGTTGAAAATATTCTTTGGGAAGCTCCAATTAAATCTCAACAAGTATGGTTTATCAAGCAATTTGGTGCAAATGTTAATTTAGGAAACATTGCTCCACATGAGGTTATTCCTTTAGAATGTTTAAGACTTGGATTAAGAGGTGATACCTTTTTTGACAATCTCCCACAAGAAATTATTGCTGAATTTAAATAA
- a CDS encoding rhodanese-like domain-containing protein: MKISAEKLKEKFENGEDFQLIDIRERYEFKEFNIGGINIPMDDVLKNLKKLNISKPIVFCCNEGLKSHALVIVLKRKINNNQLYSLEGGITAYYEAFEV, translated from the coding sequence ATGAAGATTTCGGCTGAAAAACTTAAAGAAAAGTTTGAAAACGGAGAAGACTTTCAACTTATTGATATCAGAGAACGTTACGAATTCAAAGAATTTAATATTGGTGGAATTAACATTCCTATGGATGATGTATTAAAAAATTTAAAAAAACTTAATATCTCCAAGCCAATCGTTTTTTGTTGTAACGAAGGCTTAAAATCACATGCGCTGGTTATCGTTTTAAAAAGAAAAATAAATAACAACCAACTTTATTCGTTAGAAGGTGGAATTACCGCTTATTACGAAGCTTTTGAAGTTTAA